The genomic DNA CCAAGATACCTAATTGAAGCGTTCGGACGAATAACGGTCTATGTTACAACTTGATATTTTTTTCGAGAAAAGGCGAGTTTTAATATCTTGTTgcatttcttgaaattttatgAGTGAAAATGTAACATAGACCATTATTCCACAAATAAAAGTACAaatcgttttttgaaaaaatttaataaacaaacattattacatgttattttaattgtgtaagttaaagtatttttgaaataatcaaaaGAACAGATTTCaataatgaaaaacaaataGAAATCAGTGCTCTGGTAGTGCTCTATAAAAGTCTGCATATTGACTATTCATATAtggaatcatttttattaaatctttttttttatttttcgtaatGGGCAATGGTGCATTGTACACTGGTTGTAAATCTGCAGGCTTTGTTATAGCTTcccaattttctttaaaaatcctAAATGACTCCCAGGGTCTTATGACGTTATGACTTGCTCGACCGTAAATAGTGTAGGGATCATCAAGGTCATATTTCATCCAGAGGTACTTTGTCACTTGTAATTTTGAGGAACTTCTATTTTTTGGTAGGTGTTTTTCAATAGATGTTAGgtctttaaaatcattttggcTCATTTCTATAACCTCAAAAGGTTCATTCACTTTAGCGTCAGCAATAATATATTTCCACTCAGAGGGTACCTATGCACTTTTCTTTGCTTTCTCGATTATGGCAAAATCTCGATCACAAGGCAGAAAACTGTGACCCGAGGAGAGAAACTTTTGGTTAATCTCGGTAAAGTATCCACATTTTGCAAGATAGCAGTAGGTGTTTAATATCCTCCAGTTATTACTTGGTCCTACACAATGATCAGACCAAACAATTAACTTGCGTTCTTCTCCATCTATTAACTGGCTATAGTTCATTGTAACATATTTGATTATGCAAGATGCTATTTCTGTAGAGCCTCTTCCTGCGATGCACTCGTACCATAAGTGCATTGCCACTTTGCTAGTTCCCATATTATGTATAGCAAAGTTATAGCAGCTAAGTTGCCTTTGGTAGAATATATCTGAGTGGGATAATGTCAGGCAAAATAGAACCTGCTGCATATCAACACAAAGGACGATAGTAGATGAGTTATTTACTTTAGATTTAACTATGTCCGCTTTAAGTTCTTGATATCCCATAGAGGCTCTACTTTGATGTAAGTCACTTTCCTGTTGTATTTTCTTCCTTTCATCCTCTGATTTTGCAGAAGCTAGTTGTATATAGAATTCATCGCATATTTTACACGTATCTGATCTAAGAGCACCAAGACGCAAATTCATTTGCTTAAAAACTGTGTCATAATACGTTTTACTTACAGCAACATTAGGATATTCAGTTTGGAAACATCTAtacatttttgacaaatttagaTCAGGACTCAAGTATTCTTTCTGTGTTTTACCACGAGAATAGTGTGACTCTTGCCTTGGAAATTTGTTAATATGTTCCATAACCAAGTTCCTACTCTCGTGTAGAATCGCCTTTGGTCTATTATGATGCTTGCCTCTCTGATCTAAAGGAACATGAACATCGAGTTTGAGTTTATCTTGTAAAGTTTGGATTCGTCTATGAGTGATTTTGAACACGTCGAGTAACGTAGTTTTGCATACTTtcttgttatttataaaatacgtGAAAGTGCACAACTTTAACGATGTAGCATCTGTTTTTCCAGCTCTTCTTCTTTTTGGCTCCTCCATTCTGatacattttgttaaaaatgccGACTGCTCAGCATACGAATGTGAATAGAAGAACTTT from Anthonomus grandis grandis chromosome 7, icAntGran1.3, whole genome shotgun sequence includes the following:
- the LOC126738613 gene encoding uncharacterized protein LOC126738613: MENGIERSNTVQFSPTDIRRLNKSKRNTRQINAETWKDVSRKNRRDAGLEYMTRKTKTLVPAKTAPTNVNICSKSCKQMCSHFTLDMRKDLLKFFYSHSYAEQSAFLTKCIRMEEPKRRRAGKTDATSLKLCTFTYFINNKKVCKTTLLDVFKITHRRIQTLQDKLKLDVHVPLDQRGKHHNRPKAILHESRNLVMEHINKFPRQESHYSRGKTQKEYLSPDLNLSKMYRCFQTEYPNVAVSKTYYDTVFKQMNLRLGALRSDTCKICDEFYIQLASAKSEDERKKIQQESDLHQSRASMGYQELKADIVKSKVNNSSTIVLCVDMQQVLFCLTLSHSDIFYQRQLSCYNFAIHNMGTSKVAMHLWYECIAGRGSTEIASCIIKYVTMNYSQLIDGEERKLIVWSDHCVGPSNNWRILNTYCYLAKCGYFTEINQKFLSSGHSFLPCDRDFAIIEKAKKSA